Proteins found in one Vagococcus carniphilus genomic segment:
- a CDS encoding DUF4430 domain-containing protein produces the protein MGNKFLSFIKKYRFLLIVLLMASTLLGTVTLFAQKQEAKLPENPISKEAVSSTVLLAGSDKDVSKALKDSGVKFNKKQDAEKKDEQELAENKAKEVSQKHIDNSKLDPGIDKNITPSKLKKKENKSDRTYFTTTIKDGEQVTTEAYKFKILQKESDLKIEKQQVLVNEQEVDFSGTVILSSGENKIEIVMTYSNKKGQTFKVAKNYTVYFNSKIEIKTSLKDNETVEKELFKFEAYSIRNKKEEPISVYLNGKEVEASKVFAYEVTLEAGENLIELKAGSEKEVLEESYVINYKKQEDSNHEKESGPPTISVDTLQNDMTVENEKLTFKVTAKTHSGDSLDSFQVYLNDEEIGEEWKKSGEAQYTTHLVESINTIKIIAVDKEEKSKATYRINYKTKSIGKATFSVEASTVGFPEVIPPTDIDLEEGVPASEYLIKLLEEYGYAYQHTGRTQKNFYLASIDSRSGDFFNGGSPLIPGNLKELLIEKRLLDDSKEIQEDNYDGIYLPKDHGKLGEFDFTNASGWMYSVNGVYPNVGFADYFLRDGDSVRLRFTLMLGADIGGGFDGNYGNW, from the coding sequence ATGGGGAATAAATTTCTAAGTTTTATTAAGAAATATAGATTTTTACTAATTGTTTTGTTGATGGCTTCAACACTTTTAGGGACAGTCACCTTATTTGCTCAAAAACAAGAGGCAAAACTTCCAGAAAACCCTATTAGTAAAGAGGCTGTATCATCTACTGTTCTATTAGCTGGTAGTGATAAAGATGTTTCAAAAGCTTTAAAAGATAGTGGTGTTAAGTTTAATAAAAAACAAGACGCTGAAAAAAAAGATGAACAAGAATTAGCTGAAAATAAGGCAAAAGAAGTTAGTCAAAAACATATTGATAATAGTAAATTAGATCCAGGAATCGATAAAAATATCACACCCAGCAAGTTAAAGAAAAAAGAAAATAAAAGTGATCGAACTTACTTTACAACAACAATAAAAGATGGAGAGCAAGTAACAACTGAAGCGTATAAATTTAAAATTCTTCAGAAAGAATCCGATTTAAAAATTGAAAAACAACAAGTTTTAGTGAATGAACAAGAAGTTGATTTTTCAGGAACAGTTATCTTATCAAGTGGTGAAAATAAAATTGAAATAGTTATGACCTATAGTAATAAAAAAGGTCAGACCTTTAAGGTAGCTAAAAACTATACTGTTTATTTTAATAGTAAAATTGAAATAAAAACTTCTTTGAAAGATAACGAAACAGTTGAAAAAGAGCTCTTTAAGTTTGAGGCTTATTCTATTCGAAATAAAAAAGAAGAGCCTATCTCTGTTTATTTAAATGGAAAAGAAGTTGAGGCTTCTAAAGTATTTGCTTATGAAGTAACTTTAGAAGCTGGAGAAAACCTGATTGAACTAAAAGCTGGTTCTGAAAAAGAGGTATTAGAAGAATCTTACGTTATTAATTATAAAAAACAAGAAGATTCTAATCATGAAAAAGAGTCAGGTCCACCTACAATATCAGTGGATACATTACAAAATGATATGACTGTCGAAAATGAGAAGTTAACTTTTAAAGTAACAGCAAAAACACATTCTGGTGATTCATTAGATTCGTTCCAAGTTTATTTAAATGATGAAGAAATTGGTGAAGAATGGAAAAAATCTGGTGAAGCACAATATACTACACATTTAGTTGAAAGTATTAACACGATTAAAATTATTGCTGTAGATAAAGAAGAAAAAAGTAAAGCAACTTATAGAATTAACTATAAAACAAAATCTATCGGCAAAGCCACTTTTTCAGTAGAGGCAAGTACGGTTGGTTTTCCTGAAGTAATTCCACCAACTGATATTGACTTAGAAGAAGGCGTGCCAGCCTCAGAATATTTAATTAAATTGTTAGAAGAATATGGTTATGCCTATCAACACACGGGACGTACTCAGAAGAACTTCTATCTTGCTTCAATTGATTCAAGAAGTGGTGATTTCTTTAATGGCGGATCTCCATTAATTCCGGGTAATTTAAAAGAGTTACTTATTGAAAAAAGATTGTTAGATGATTCTAAAGAAATTCAGGAGGATAATTATGATGGCATCTACCTTCCAAAAGATCATGGTAAATTAGGAGAATTTGATTTTACTAATGCGTCTGGT